In Candidatus Paceibacterota bacterium, one genomic interval encodes:
- the rplL gene encoding 50S ribosomal protein L7/L12 codes for MSEEKEKKEEKKEEKKEEKKEEVKVPKELEDIVKKIEDLKAKELAELVKVLEDKFGVSAQASVAAFAPGVGAQAGGSEGGEEEKTEFDIVLTAPGSSKIAVIKIVKEITGKGLKDSKDIVDASEKEGQTLKEKVKKEEAEELKKKLEEAGAGVELK; via the coding sequence ATGTCAGAAGAAAAAGAAAAAAAAGAAGAAAAAAAAGAAGAAAAAAAAGAAGAAAAAAAAGAAGAAGTAAAAGTTCCTAAAGAACTAGAAGATATTGTTAAAAAAATTGAAGACTTAAAGGCTAAGGAATTAGCAGAACTTGTTAAGGTTCTTGAGGATAAATTTGGTGTTTCAGCTCAAGCATCTGTTGCGGCTTTTGCCCCGGGCGTTGGAGCTCAAGCTGGCGGAAGCGAAGGAGGAGAAGAGGAAAAGACTGAGTTTGATATTGTCTTAACCGCTCCTGGTTCTTCAAAAATCGCTGTAATTAAAATAGTAAAGGAAATTACAGGCAAAGGACTTAAGGATTCAAAAGATATAGTTGACGCCTCAGAAAAAGAAGGACAAACTCTAAAAGAGAAAGTCAAAAAAGAAGAGGCAGAAGAACTTAAGAAAAAATTAGAAGAGGCTGGAGCTGGTGTAGAGTTAAAATAA
- the rplJ gene encoding 50S ribosomal protein L10, protein MLNKDQKKEIVKNLRKKFKENKLAVFCNFEGITVIKQRDLKKQFKESDGEVFVIKKNLLKKALLEENLKFPEINGSIIIGIGKDETLPAKIIDKLPLEKKERIDFIGGILNDEGKIIFLEKDEIESIAKLPSREEILAKLVSVIRAPISNLNFVLKANIQKLTYILANIKSE, encoded by the coding sequence ATGCTAAATAAAGATCAAAAAAAGGAAATAGTAAAAAACCTAAGGAAAAAGTTTAAGGAAAATAAACTTGCTGTTTTTTGTAACTTTGAAGGAATTACAGTCATAAAACAAAGAGACTTAAAGAAACAATTTAAAGAAAGTGATGGCGAAGTTTTTGTAATTAAAAAAAACCTTCTTAAAAAAGCTCTTTTGGAAGAAAATTTAAAATTTCCTGAAATTAATGGATCAATAATAATTGGGATTGGTAAAGACGAAACATTGCCGGCAAAAATCATTGATAAGCTTCCGCTTGAAAAAAAAGAAAGAATTGATTTTATTGGGGGCATTTTGAATGACGAGGGCAAAATTATTTTTTTAGAGAAAGACGAGATTGAATCTATCGCAAAACTTCCTTCAAGGGAAGAAATTTTAGCAAAACTTGTTAGCGTTATTAGGGCGCCTATTTCTAATTTAAATTTTGTTTTAAAAGCAAATATCCAAAAGCTTACTTATATACTTGCCAATATTAAAAGCGAGTAA
- a CDS encoding DJ-1/PfpI family protein — MKKATIILIVLGILIIFGITIFIWWYQTQRPMQQILKKQALESKPTNLEHKKIAAIIIASEDFRDEEYFRTVEELSKNEIEKKVISTKKGIAKGADGGEVNIDLALEDFKVRDFDAIVFIGGPGALDELDNKRFYRIAKEAVLKKKILAAICISPTILAKAGVLEGKRATVWASTLDRQPIKILEDNGADYINESVVQDGNIITANGPQAAVEFGKKIVRNLKKD; from the coding sequence ATGAAAAAGGCCACTATAATATTAATAGTTCTCGGGATTTTAATAATTTTTGGTATCACTATTTTTATTTGGTGGTACCAAACACAAAGGCCTATGCAACAAATTCTAAAAAAACAAGCATTAGAAAGTAAACCCACAAATCTTGAGCATAAAAAAATAGCCGCAATTATTATTGCTTCTGAAGATTTCAGAGACGAGGAATATTTCAGAACCGTTGAGGAATTGTCAAAAAATGAGATAGAAAAAAAAGTAATTTCAACAAAAAAAGGAATAGCCAAGGGCGCTGATGGGGGCGAGGTAAATATTGATTTAGCTTTAGAGGATTTTAAAGTAAGAGATTTTGATGCAATTGTTTTTATCGGCGGGCCAGGCGCTTTAGATGAACTTGATAATAAGAGATTTTATAGAATAGCCAAAGAGGCAGTTTTAAAGAAAAAAATTTTAGCTGCAATTTGTATTTCTCCCACAATTTTAGCAAAGGCTGGCGTTCTTGAAGGGAAAAGAGCAACGGTTTGGGCAAGTACCTTAGATAGACAACCAATAAAAATTCTTGAAGATAATGGCGCAGATTATATAAATGAGAGCGTTGTTCAAGACGGAAACATAATAACAGCAAATGGTCCTCAGGCAGCAGTGGAATTTGGAAAAAAAATTGTGCGTAATCTTAAAAAAGATTAA
- the mltG gene encoding endolytic transglycosylase MltG, which produces MEKKHIDIKKTSSPSFKTFSIPEDENSEEVKKEKKPRKENKWPMFFLILITIGIISVGSYFFLKEEIKKPLNSSDTETRIVEIKEGEGMRQIAKRLEEEGIIKNEFYFILYVLKTGTMSQLKTGRYPLAPSMSVPRIVQKIVSGDIIPEVVKVTIPEGFRLSQIQDRIKEEFIKAGEKDFEINLSGFKISDFKEKYDFLDDAPANYSLEGYLFPDTYEFPNAKDMTDEDKTKAIVEKMLDNFNIKLNTNLREDIKNQKKTIFQIVTMASILEREVKTENDRKIVSGIFWKRIDDGRPLESCATIAYILGKDKWRYSFQDTREESPYNTYLNKGLPVAPISNPGIKSIEASIYPQKSDYNYFLNDSKTGKTIFSKTLDEHNQNKVKYLQ; this is translated from the coding sequence ATGGAGAAAAAACATATAGACATTAAAAAAACAAGTTCCCCTTCTTTTAAAACTTTTTCTATTCCAGAAGATGAGAATTCAGAAGAAGTCAAAAAAGAAAAAAAACCACGCAAAGAAAATAAATGGCCGATGTTTTTTTTAATTTTGATAACTATTGGAATAATTTCAGTTGGTAGCTATTTCTTTTTAAAAGAGGAAATTAAAAAACCTCTTAACTCTTCAGATACAGAAACAAGGATTGTTGAGATTAAAGAGGGGGAAGGTATGAGACAAATAGCAAAAAGATTAGAGGAAGAGGGCATTATTAAAAACGAATTTTATTTTATTTTATATGTTTTAAAAACAGGAACTATGAGTCAATTAAAGACAGGAAGGTATCCTCTTGCTCCTTCAATGTCAGTTCCAAGGATTGTCCAGAAAATAGTTTCGGGAGATATAATTCCTGAAGTGGTCAAAGTAACTATTCCAGAGGGTTTTAGGCTTTCTCAAATACAAGATCGAATAAAAGAAGAGTTTATTAAGGCGGGCGAGAAAGATTTTGAAATTAATCTTTCTGGTTTTAAAATCAGCGATTTTAAAGAAAAATATGATTTTTTAGATGACGCGCCAGCAAATTATAGTCTTGAGGGTTATCTTTTTCCTGATACTTATGAATTTCCAAATGCTAAAGATATGACTGATGAAGATAAAACAAAGGCGATAGTAGAGAAAATGCTGGATAATTTTAATATAAAACTCAACACTAATTTAAGAGAAGATATAAAAAATCAAAAAAAGACTATTTTTCAGATAGTTACAATGGCAAGTATTTTAGAAAGAGAAGTAAAAACAGAAAATGACAGAAAGATTGTTTCTGGGATTTTTTGGAAAAGGATAGACGATGGAAGGCCGCTCGAAAGTTGTGCTACAATTGCATATATATTAGGCAAAGACAAATGGAGATATTCTTTCCAAGACACTCGAGAAGAGTCACCCTATAACACTTATTTAAACAAAGGATTACCAGTAGCTCCAATTTCAAATCCTGGAATTAAATCAATTGAGGCTTCAATTTATCCGCAAAAAAGCGATTATAATTATTTTTTAAATGATTCAAAAACCGGAAAGACTATATTTTCAAAAACTCTTGATGAGCATAATCAAAACAAAGTAAAATATTTACAATAG
- a CDS encoding protein-L-isoaspartate O-methyltransferase, with product MTSLSDYLISVGYLKTPIIIDAFSKIKRADFLPKELKNIANLDEALPIGEGQTISQPAVVAFILELLSPKPGNKILDVGSGSGWTSALLSYIVSNGKKNKKGRVLAIEIKEKLKNFGEKNTAKYNFVDGGIAEFFCGDGTKDLEKGEVFDRILVSAAAKDVPQGLKNHLKIGGRLVIPIMDRKEEFFSQQSIWLFEKKEKNKFKKTKYPGFIFVPLISSH from the coding sequence ATGACTTCTCTTTCAGACTACCTTATTTCGGTTGGTTACTTAAAAACGCCAATTATTATTGACGCTTTTTCTAAAATTAAAAGAGCTGATTTTTTACCTAAGGAATTAAAGAATATAGCTAATTTAGATGAAGCACTACCAATTGGAGAAGGACAGACAATTTCTCAGCCCGCTGTCGTTGCCTTTATATTAGAGCTTTTATCTCCAAAACCGGGCAACAAGATTTTAGATGTTGGATCTGGCTCTGGCTGGACCAGCGCACTTTTATCTTATATTGTAAGTAATGGGAAAAAGAATAAAAAAGGCAGAGTTTTGGCAATCGAAATAAAAGAAAAATTAAAAAATTTCGGAGAAAAAAACACAGCAAAGTATAATTTTGTAGATGGTGGTATAGCTGAGTTTTTTTGTGGGGATGGTACAAAAGACTTGGAAAAAGGAGAAGTATTTGATAGAATCTTAGTATCAGCTGCAGCGAAAGATGTTCCTCAAGGACTTAAAAATCATTTAAAGATTGGTGGAAGATTAGTAATACCCATTATGGACAGGAAAGAGGAATTCTTTTCGCAACAAAGTATTTGGCTTTTTGAAAAAAAAGAAAAAAATAAATTCAAAAAGACTAAATATCCTGGTTTTATTTTCGTTCCATTAATTTCATCCCATTAA
- the uppS gene encoding polyprenyl diphosphate synthase — translation MIKRKRLKRKISSKKPSKTPEDKGAPIHVAVIPDGNRRWARKRGFSPWIGHQSGMNNLEKLLEKAMDLGVKCFTFWGASQDNLTKRPKREVNFLYKVFDRQIRKALNDKRIEKNKVKVNFFGRWKDFFPKNTQVAIHQLTKKTRTFNKHVLTFLLAYNGTDEMINCVEEISKKGIKKVSKDTIKNHLWTKDLPPVDLVIRTGCEEDPHMSAGFMMWDTAYSQLYFTKTLFPAFTPKEFEKIIKNFSKRERRMGK, via the coding sequence ATGATAAAAAGAAAAAGATTAAAAAGGAAAATTTCATCAAAAAAACCATCAAAAACTCCCGAGGACAAAGGAGCACCGATCCATGTTGCAGTAATTCCAGACGGTAACAGGAGATGGGCAAGGAAGAGAGGATTTTCACCATGGATTGGCCATCAATCAGGCATGAATAACCTTGAAAAACTGCTTGAGAAAGCAATGGATTTAGGCGTTAAATGTTTTACTTTTTGGGGGGCTTCCCAGGACAACTTAACAAAAAGACCCAAAAGAGAAGTTAATTTTTTATATAAGGTTTTTGACAGGCAAATAAGAAAAGCCTTAAATGATAAAAGGATTGAAAAAAATAAAGTAAAAGTAAATTTTTTTGGCAGATGGAAAGATTTTTTTCCAAAGAACACACAAGTAGCGATACATCAACTTACAAAAAAAACCCGTACCTTCAACAAACATGTTCTGACTTTCCTCCTAGCTTACAATGGAACAGATGAGATGATAAACTGCGTAGAAGAGATATCAAAGAAAGGTATAAAAAAGGTAAGCAAAGATACAATAAAAAACCATCTTTGGACAAAAGATCTTCCACCGGTAGACCTTGTAATACGCACAGGATGTGAAGAAGATCCACACATGTCAGCAGGATTTATGATGTGGGATACAGCATACTCCCAACTTTACTTTACAAAAACCCTTTTTCCTGCATTCACCCCAAAAGAGTTTGAGAAAATCATAAAGAACTTCTCAAAAAGAGAAAGGAGGATGGGTAAGTAG
- the rpmG gene encoding 50S ribosomal protein L33: MAKKKRKLIKLQCKDCKSINYYKYKNPVSVERKIELKKFCKKCRKHTAHKESRK, from the coding sequence ATGGCAAAAAAGAAAAGAAAATTAATAAAACTTCAGTGTAAAGACTGTAAAAGCATTAATTATTATAAATATAAAAATCCTGTTTCAGTAGAAAGGAAGATAGAGCTAAAGAAATTTTGTAAAAAGTGTAGAAAACACACAGCCCATAAAGAATCAAGAAAATAG
- a CDS encoding S1 RNA-binding domain-containing protein, translating to MTKTFKIKRHLQDYKDFLKPPKEGEIIKGTIIEISGGDVYLDIENYKTGVAKKEDLRCGGEDAPKIKEGEELMVKIVGPERKSGFIPVSLSEARKDIVWDDLSKTKEKKEVLKLKVISANKGGLLFNISGIQGFLPVSQLSKENYPKIEDPTPEKIFQKLQEFVGKEMKVQVITVDKEREKLIVKESE from the coding sequence AGGACTTTTTAAAACCTCCAAAAGAAGGAGAAATTATTAAAGGAACAATTATTGAAATAAGTGGAGGGGACGTTTATTTAGATATTGAAAATTATAAAACCGGTGTTGCCAAAAAAGAAGACTTAAGATGTGGAGGAGAGGATGCTCCTAAAATAAAAGAAGGCGAGGAGTTAATGGTAAAAATAGTAGGTCCTGAGAGAAAATCAGGTTTTATTCCGGTTTCTTTAAGTGAAGCCAGGAAAGATATAGTTTGGGATGATCTTTCAAAAACGAAAGAAAAAAAAGAAGTTCTTAAATTAAAAGTTATCAGTGCAAATAAAGGGGGACTTCTGTTTAATATTTCTGGTATACAGGGGTTTTTGCCAGTATCTCAGTTATCTAAAGAAAATTATCCTAAAATAGAAGATCCTACTCCTGAGAAGATTTTTCAAAAATTACAGGAATTTGTCGGAAAAGAAATGAAAGTTCAGGTTATAACTGTTGATAAAGAAAGAGAAAAATTAATTGTAAAAGAATCGGAATAA